In the genome of Pelecanus crispus isolate bPelCri1 chromosome 17, bPelCri1.pri, whole genome shotgun sequence, one region contains:
- the LOC104036022 gene encoding tubulin alpha-1C chain: MRECISVHVGQAGVQIGNACWELYCLEHGIQPNGTMPSDKTIGGGDDSFNTFFSETSAGKHVPRAVFVDLEPAVIDEVRNGTYKQLFHPEQLISGKEDAANNYARGHYTVGKEIIDLVLERIRKLSDQCTGLQGFLIFHSFGGGTGSGFTSLLMERLSVDYGKKSKLEFAIYPAPQVSTAVVEPYNSILTTHTTLEHSDCAFMVDNEAIYDICRRNLDIERPTYTNLNRLIGQIVSSITASLRFDGALNVDLTEFQTNLVPYPRIHFPLVTYSPIISAEKAYHEQLSVSEITNACFEPSNQMVKCDPRHGKYMACCMLYRGDVVPKDVNAAIAAIKTKRTIQFVDWCPTGFKVGINYQPPTVVPGGDLAKVQRAVCMLSNTTAIAEAWARLDHKFDLMYAKRAFVHWYVGEGMEEGEFSEAREDLAALEKDYEEVGTDSMDGEDEGEEY; the protein is encoded by the exons ATG CGTGAGTGCATCTCAGTCCATGTTGGTCAAGCTGGTGTGCAGATCGGCAATGCATGCTGGGAGCTCTACTGCCTGGAGCATGGCATCCAGCCCAATGGTACCATGCCAAGCGATAAAACCATCGGTGGAGGTGATGATTCCTTTAACACATTCTTCAGTGAGACCAGTGCAGGAAAACATGTACCTCGAGCTGTGTTTGTGGACCTTGAACCAGCAGTAATAG ATGAAGTTAGGAATGGGACATACAAGCAACTCTTTCATCCTGAACAACTGATATCTGGTAAAGAAGATGCTGCAAATAACTATGCTCGAGGTCATTACACAGTTGGGAAGGAGATAATTGATCTAGTTCTAGAGCGTATCAGGAAACTG tcgGATCAATGCACTGGCTTGCAGGGTTTCCTGATTTTCCACAGCTTTGGGGGAGGCACTGGCTCAGGTTTTACTTCTCTGCTGATGGAGCGCCTGTCAGTTGACTAtgggaaaaaatcaaaattggAATTTGCCATCTACCCTGCACCACAGGTCTCAACAGCTGTTGTTGAGCCATACAACTCCATCCTGACTACCCACACCACTCTGGAGCATTCCGACTGTGCCTTTATGGTGGACAATGAGGCCATCTATGACATTTGCCGTAGGAATCTGGACATTGAACGCCCAACCTACACCAATCTCAATCGCCTTATTGGTCAGATAGTCTCTTCTATTACTGCTTCCCTCAGATTTGATGGTGCCTTAAATGTGGATCTTACTGAATTTCAAACTAACTTGGTGCCTTACCCACGTATCCACTTCCCGTTGGTAACATATTCCCCAATTATTTCAGCAGAGAAAGCCTATCATGAGCAACTCTCTGTGTCTGAGATAACCAATGCTTGCTTTGAGCCATCCAATCAGATGGTGAAGTGTGACCCTCGCCATGGCAAGTACATGGCCTGTTGTATGCTGTATCGTGGGGATGTTGTCCCCAAGGATGTCAATGCTGCTATTGCTGCTATCAAAACTAAGCGCACAATCCAGTTTGTGGACTGGTGCCCTACTGGTTTTAAG GTTGGCATCAATTACCAGCCACCGACAGTGGTTCCTGGTGGTGACCTAGCCAAAGTCCAGCGGGCGGTGTGCATGCTGAGCAACACTACAGCCATTGCTGAGGCATGGGCTCGTCTAGACCACAAGTTTGATCTGATGTATGCCAAACGTGCCTTTGTTCACTGGTATGTTGGagaagggatggaggaggggGAGTTCTCAGAGGCTCGGGAAGATTTGGCTGCACTTGAGAAAGATTATGAAGAAGTGGGCACAGACTCGATGGATGGAGAAGATGAAGGTGAAGAATATTAA
- the RABIF gene encoding guanine nucleotide exchange factor MSS4: MASACAEMEPAAPPPSPPAAAAAPGSAELVCAQGRNLKAVLCQRCGSRVLLPGAATFARRELLLPAMRKKAAAAAGGGGDVVREHWLVRDMFSFENVGFTRDVGNVKFLVCADCEAGPIGWHCLDDKDSFYVALERVAHE, encoded by the exons ATGGCGTCGGCCTGCGCCGAGATGGAGCCGGCGGcgcctcctccttctcctcccgccgccgccgccgcaccgggCTCGGCCGAGCTGGTGTGCGCGCAGGGCCGGAACCTGAAGGCGGTGCTGTGCCAGCGCTGCGGGTCCCGGGTGCTGCTGCCCGGCGCCGCCACCTTCGCCCGCCGGGAG ctcctcctgcccgccATGAGGaagaaggcggcggcggcggcgggcggcggcggggacgtGGTGCGGGAGCACTGGCTGGTGCGCGACATGTTCTCCTTCGAGAACGTGGGCTTCACCCGCGACGTGGGCAACGTCAAGTTCCTGGTGTGCGCCGACTGCGAGGCGGGGCCCATCGGCTGGCACTGCCTCGACGACAAGGACAGCTTCTACGTGGCGCTGGAGCGCGTGGCCCACGAGTGA